The proteins below come from a single Streptomyces tubercidicus genomic window:
- a CDS encoding transcriptional regulator, giving the protein MYRTPFSPAEARSARARVGLSTTQVAQSMTACGTPVHPEQVEAWEYGSQVPTEPQLFVLADVLWCPPTVLMGVEPRTLAEHRMARQLSVGRLSQLIGMEPDEYWAAESAQQWNGDYRQTKALVEALGLSLRKLIGVMGQDEVLAGHLRAAIDGRWKSHVGPVTKITTLNKTRVSDALRTMHGEFAEFSERYMGHVVARNDDSRLKEVAAERSAYLRRLVDHFWDLIGDAGEAPPFNTVPTG; this is encoded by the coding sequence GTGTACCGCACTCCTTTCTCTCCCGCCGAGGCCAGATCCGCGCGGGCCCGGGTCGGCCTGAGTACGACTCAGGTCGCCCAGTCCATGACGGCATGCGGCACGCCGGTCCACCCCGAGCAGGTCGAGGCATGGGAGTACGGCTCCCAGGTGCCGACCGAGCCGCAGCTGTTCGTCCTGGCGGATGTCCTGTGGTGCCCGCCGACGGTGCTGATGGGCGTCGAGCCGCGGACCCTGGCCGAGCACCGGATGGCGCGCCAGCTGAGCGTGGGGCGGCTGTCGCAACTCATCGGCATGGAACCGGACGAGTACTGGGCGGCCGAATCGGCGCAGCAGTGGAACGGTGACTACCGGCAGACCAAGGCGCTGGTGGAGGCGCTGGGGCTGTCGCTGCGGAAGCTGATCGGGGTGATGGGCCAGGACGAGGTGCTGGCCGGGCATCTGCGGGCGGCCATCGACGGGCGCTGGAAGTCGCATGTCGGGCCGGTCACCAAGATCACCACATTGAACAAGACGCGGGTGAGCGACGCGCTGCGCACGATGCACGGGGAGTTCGCGGAGTTCTCCGAGCGCTATATGGGGCATGTGGTGGCACGGAACGACGATTCCCGGCTCAAGGAGGTCGCGGCCGAGCGCTCGGCGTATCTGCGCCGGCTGGTCGACCACTTCTGGGACCTGATCGGGGACGCGGGCGAGGCGCCGCCGTTCAACACCGTGCCCACCGGCTGA
- a CDS encoding nucleobase:cation symporter-2 family protein, translating into MARVSPQDPEQFSQQRTHPVDEVLPVGKLALYGFQHVLAFYAGAVIVPIILGNALGLSREELVYLINADLLTCGVASIIQALGVWKIGARLPLVQGVTFTAVSPMIAIGLGAGGGTAGLLVVYGAVITAGIATFLFAPFFSKLMKYFPPIVIGTILTVIGLTLIPQGLQDAAGGAQLKGHAEFGSSKNLAYALGTLLFILLVVRLGKPYLRSLAVLLGLVAGTGVAWLLGDVDFSGVQSADWVGVSTPFHYGMPKFEVFPIIAMIIVMLITMVETTGDVYAIGEVTRKKVDNTTVANAVRADGVATILGGIFNSFPYGAFAQNIGLVRMSKVMSRFVVVAASGFMIVMGLLPKAGSVVAAIPHPVLGGAAIAMFGMVAAVGIQILGKVDLREERNALILAVSLAAALLPNAVAPFFERMPEDVRAVLNSGITLGSLTAVLLNLFFNVFTRGKTMEIDWDEIEGDEPEAAHEPFGAPAPAEPYAPQALHRPVPPHAPGPQHPQGGPDWGNPGR; encoded by the coding sequence ATGGCACGAGTCTCCCCACAAGACCCCGAGCAGTTCTCTCAGCAGCGGACTCATCCCGTCGACGAGGTACTCCCCGTCGGCAAACTCGCCCTCTACGGTTTCCAGCACGTCCTCGCGTTCTACGCGGGAGCGGTGATCGTCCCGATCATTCTCGGGAACGCCCTGGGTCTCTCCCGCGAGGAACTCGTCTATCTGATCAATGCGGACCTGCTGACCTGCGGTGTCGCCTCGATCATCCAGGCTCTCGGCGTCTGGAAGATCGGCGCCAGGCTGCCGCTGGTCCAGGGTGTCACCTTCACCGCGGTCTCCCCGATGATCGCCATCGGGCTGGGCGCGGGCGGCGGCACCGCCGGCCTGCTCGTCGTCTACGGCGCGGTGATCACCGCGGGCATAGCGACCTTCCTGTTCGCACCCTTCTTCAGCAAACTGATGAAGTACTTCCCGCCGATCGTCATCGGCACGATCCTCACCGTCATCGGCCTCACCCTGATCCCGCAGGGGCTGCAGGACGCGGCCGGCGGTGCGCAGTTGAAGGGCCACGCCGAATTCGGCTCCTCCAAGAACCTCGCCTACGCGCTGGGCACCCTGCTGTTCATCCTGCTCGTGGTCCGGCTCGGGAAGCCGTACCTGCGCAGCCTCGCCGTGCTGCTCGGCCTGGTCGCCGGGACCGGCGTCGCCTGGCTCCTGGGCGATGTGGACTTCAGCGGCGTACAGAGTGCCGACTGGGTCGGCGTCAGCACGCCCTTCCACTACGGAATGCCGAAGTTCGAGGTGTTCCCGATCATCGCCATGATCATCGTCATGCTGATCACCATGGTGGAGACCACCGGAGACGTCTACGCCATCGGGGAAGTCACCCGTAAGAAGGTCGACAACACCACCGTCGCCAATGCCGTGCGCGCCGACGGCGTCGCCACCATTCTCGGCGGAATCTTCAACTCCTTCCCGTACGGGGCCTTTGCGCAGAACATCGGCCTGGTGCGGATGTCGAAGGTCATGAGCCGGTTCGTGGTGGTCGCGGCCAGCGGCTTCATGATCGTGATGGGGCTGCTGCCGAAGGCGGGCAGTGTGGTGGCCGCCATTCCGCATCCGGTGCTCGGCGGTGCCGCGATCGCGATGTTCGGCATGGTCGCGGCAGTTGGCATCCAGATCCTCGGCAAGGTGGACCTGCGCGAGGAGCGCAACGCCCTGATCCTCGCGGTCAGCCTCGCCGCCGCGCTGCTGCCGAACGCGGTCGCGCCGTTCTTCGAGCGGATGCCGGAGGACGTCCGGGCGGTCCTCAACAGCGGGATCACACTGGGCAGTCTGACCGCCGTCCTGCTCAACCTCTTCTTCAACGTCTTCACCCGCGGTAAGACGATGGAGATCGACTGGGACGAGATCGAGGGCGACGAACCGGAAGCGGCGCACGAGCCGTTCGGGGCGCCCGCACCGGCGGAACCGTACGCCCCGCAGGCACTCCACCGGCCGGTCCCGCCGCACGCTCCGGGGCCGCAGCACCCGCAGGGCGGGCCGGACTGGGGCAACCCCGGCCGCTGA